The following DNA comes from Solea solea chromosome 6, fSolSol10.1, whole genome shotgun sequence.
ATGACGGCTTTGCGGGTTATCATCGTTGATCAATTGGTATGAAAGAGAAGATTTAAAAAGAATAGAGACGGGTCAGACACCTGCTACATGCTGTTCCTCCTTCTAATGTTAATAGGCTGCACTCAACTATACTTTTGACCTATGGTTGCCCCAGTCTGCAACACGTTATGTCTCAAAATATGTTTTGATTGGCATAAGACATAAGTAAAGCCGTTAACAAAACGTAGCTTCCTGTTAGATAAGACTGCCCAATAGTGaggtaaacaataataatagtgaaCATATTCTGAAGATATCATAGATTTACACAGGTGTGGCATTTAGGTGAGTGGCCTAAATCAGTCTTTCCTTCCCGTGCCCAccctggcagccatgttttcaggagCAAGGGTCCATGTCTCAGGCCTAGGGGACAGGAACAGCACAATCATGTGTGTCAGTGATCATTTTGATTCCGAACCAACGGCGTTGTTCCATTTCTTCAGTTCAAttcatttgtatagcaccaaaacagaacacacattatctcaaggcactgtacatagtaagatCTTTAGGATATTATAAAGAGAAGAGAATCCCTACATTTCACACAAGGAGCAAACATTAGGCatcagtgaagagaaaaaaactcccttttaacagaagaagaaatctctgacggAACCAGActcatgtttatagaactacaatgtcatttatataagcagcagcttAACTTTAATTATAGCTTAATAATAGTGGTGATGCTATGATATGAAGGATAATAAGAGATGGTCCAGttttccctgagccagctctaactatGAGCCTTgttaaaaaggaaagttttaagtctaactttaaatacagagagaggctccgcctccttccATTATACTCTTatagactctgggaaccacaagtaagcctgtattttgggACCTAAGTGATCTGTTAGGCTGATAATGTGAAACTAGTTCtgtcaggtatgaaggggcctgatcattaagtgctttgtacgtgaggaggacaTGAAAGATGTTTCCCAATATAATCTATTCTCTATCCAGAATGGTGACGTGTGCATCTCCATCCTACACCCTCCCGTCGATGACCCTCAGAGCGGAGAGTTGCCCTCTGAAAGATGGAACCCCACCCAGAACGTCAGGTAATTTCAGGCCAACAAATCTCAGCTCCTCTGACACACTTCACTGCAGCAGCCTACAACATGGAAGTGCAGTGTAGTCTGTCACTACAGTAGAGCAAAAACAGTAACCACAAATAACATCATGTACCTCCTAATAACTTGAGATACCTGAGAATTCTGCagaattcactcactcatcttctgctactttaccctccacatgagggtcactggtgccagtctcagctgacgaggtcacaccctggacaggtcgccagtccatcacagggccacaaagagacaaacaaccattcactctcacacctacgttCAAtttagagagagggagaggattcAACATAGGAAAGGAGTAGTACAGAAGTAATACAAATAATTaggtaataaataatgatttataGGTAAATTATCCAGTAATTGTGTAGAAataaggagggaggaaggattATGAAGTACTGACAAAGTATTTCCCCTTTTTGGTTGTTATTGTTAAAGGCTTTTTTTCACCAACCCAACTGTCAGACATGTAACATGTCTATGTGTCAGGTATGAGATGAATGCTTGTCAGATCCTGTTAAATTGTAAACacgccatccatccatccatccatccatccatccatccatccttccttccttccttccatcctttTGACATTCTTTTGAATGAAAAGTCAGCAAGAAACCTTTGCAGTGACAGGCAGGAGGTCGTGTCTCTGTCTGGCCTGAATTAGAACTGCTACAGTTTTAAAAAGACTGTGACAGGATCTGATCTCTTTTccgttttgtttcttttctgatTCTCAGGACTATCCTGCTGAGTGTGATCTCACTGCTCAATGAGCCCAACACATTCTCTCCAGCCAACGTTGATGCCTCCGTCATGTTTCGCAAATGGAGAGACAGCAAAGGCAAGGACAAGGAGTATGCAGAGATTATCAGGTAATGAACGAGGTTCAGGATTACTCTGCCAACACCAAAGACCCTCAGTCCAAAAACCAGGTTAAAATGTGGACTTTGTCTTTGATCTAACTACACAGGAAGCAGGTGTTGTCAACAACAGCAGAAGCAGAGCGAGATGGCGTCAAAGTGCCAACCACACTGGCAGAGTACTGTGTCCAGACCAGGGTTCCTTCCCAGGACAGCAGTTCAGACCTTCTCTACGACGACCTCTATGATGatgacatggaggaggaggaggaggacgacgacgacagTGAGCTGGAATCTGTTGGTGAAGCCGGAGGGCTTAGCACCCTGGATGATGACGGAATGTCCAGCAGATGCTACGATAACCAGGACGACTCTGGAAACGAAGACTCATGATGATCTGGATTATAACTCCTCCCTGACAACCCCccacagctcctcctcctccctccttcttttATGTGTTAAGTTACAATTTTGTATGTTCGTCTACGtttcatgtgagtgtgtgtttgtgtgtgtgtgtgtgtgtgcgcactggAGAGCGGACATTCTCCGGAGACTGTGGGCCACAGATGTCTGCCAGCCTCCCAGTTAAATCTCTGGATAATGTctgagtgagctcatgtgagaacacagcaggagaatctctggAGGATCCACAGCAAGTGAACGGGCGAGTGTCCGGCCAGGCTCCACCCGCTCAACTGGACACTCTGGAGATTTTCCTGCTGAGCCACACATCTGACCAAGAGAATCTCCCGCTGCTTTTGTCATACGTGAACGGCAAACTCCACAGAATGTCCCCGCCCACTTTTCGTTGGACATTATCCAGAGTTAAGTTGTGAAAATGgcttgtgtgtgcttgtgcaagTTTGCATCCACAGTGGGGTCAAAAGTCTACTGCCAAAAccttttcatcatttatttaactaATACCGTGGTTTGGTCAAACAATAGCTCTCATTACATATGTTTGTTGACTATGTCTTTTTCTAAAAGTCAGATTTGGTGTTTCCACCGTTTGCCTTAATTACAGTTTGCACTCTGTCAAGAAAAaatagtgtgtttttaatgttgggttacttttaaaggtccagtgtgtaatactTGTGAGGGTTAATATAATAGAGCTCTGGTAGGTGACGTCTCATTTCCAAGTTAACACCCAGTGCGATTCACCTCTATAGTCATATATGCTGGACAACATAAACCAGGCTATATAtcagagaaatgtttttattataaaagtgGAGATGGTAGGTAGATGTCAGACAGGCCAACTGGAGAACATTTAACCAGCTctccacagatccagagagacgaaggaggtgaatcactgctatgaaGCTACGAAGATGCAACGATTTTTCGTTGTTGGCTCTtagtaaatcatggactcagactagatttaccaagagaTAGGCTGCAAAGCAACATAcctatttacattacactgcctgTAAAGTTAGGCTACATTATGCTAATGCAACAGTACTATATTTAGCCTGTAGactccatttgtttccctccaggcaaCTTTCAGTGACTTTCCACACTCGTAGGATCAGATATTTTCAGTCTGTCAATCTCAGCGAAGAGAATCTGAGTCATGTAACATCTGGAGCTCTATACACATAATTATAAACgtgaataaatgtataattgcttaaaaataaaaatggattgCTTTTTGTAGCAacagaataagccttttgtaTGTACCTGAGGTCAGGGCCTTGCTTGACTGTGGCTGCCATTGGTGGCATTATGTTTCTAAAGCGACCTGAACAGAGCTTGAATTTCATCTTTTATAGGGGAGGCTAAATGCATGAATGAAAAAGAATGACATGCTTTCTGCAACGTGAAGGCCGCTGTATGCAGTTGGTGTTGGGGGGAGtcagaggagtcctccatttgttaaaATCTCCAGTCTCACATCAGATGTCACTAACtcgtacacactggacctttaatgtttttaatatgtCTCCATTAAGGAAGCTGGAGATTAGTCCTCTGCCAAGTGAGTGATTGATCATGTACAAGacaccttaaagggatagttgaggTTTTATgaagtgagagagtgtgagggtCTCACATACAGTCGACATTCGGTGTGCTGCCTGTTTGGAGATGGAGACGGGAGAACCAGAACATGACTTGTGCATTGCTGTGATGTGAGCTTTTCAGCTTTACTATGACCTTTAACTTGGGCACAATATTCTGTCTACATATTCTGACTCGCAGTGTGAGTTATATTTCATCTGGCATGTCGAATAGAAAGTATTTCAAATATAGCATACAAGAATTTCAAATTTGATTGAAACCTGTGGTGTACTAGAGGCGGGGTTTAGTGTGAAGTGACGTTCAGCAGCTTTTctatacatccaacatggcagcCACTGAAGAGTTGCTGTCTTTTAGACGCGACTGTTGCTTCCATTTGAAGCGACTTGCTTCACAGAGCCCCGCGGGGCAAAGGTCATAAAACGCCATTATAGCCATcgctcctagaaaactacaagCACGTTTGTCTGTATACGTCATGCTGATCATTGGTCTGGTTGGTTGTAGGTTTATCTGATTGCATACAGAGTCAGACTCTGGATATGCAGTCTGACATTAGGGATGCTTCGCTACTTTCTTTGCTGTCCCCGTTCAAAACGATGCTCATGCTCTGGTTCTCCAGTCTCCCTCTCCAAACAGGCAGCAACCACTGAACGCTGGTTACTGCATGTGAGTAAGTAACTTACACATCCCCCACTTCAAAACCAGAACCTTAAAATCCCTGTACTGTCCtttaaaagggatagttcaggtttttagatatatatgtatatatatatacatatatatatgtatatatatacatatatatatatatatatatatatctacatatatatatatatatatatctacatatatatacatatacatacatacgtgtgtatatatatatgtgtgtgtgtgtgtgtttttgtgtttgctgcatTATCTCATTATTAGACGGACTTTTCTAAATGGAAACTAAATtttgtgaagctgctgcttcaCACTTGAACTTTTCGAACACCAAGTATCACATTTGAAGCAGCAGTGCATCAACGacgtctgtgtgctgtgatgtaaaatcacacttttctctttgactttgtaaatgatttacagagcaacacaaacttaAGATTCTGGTCACAAATGGACGTCTAAGGGCGAGGTAAAGTGACAAATACTGCACATTCTTAGGATACATCACAGTCTTCAGCAGGCTTATTAGATGAGCCGTTTGCTAAGTGgctacattttcattgtttgcCTTCTGTCCCTGCGGGGCAGTCATGTATTCAGTCACGGCGAGGTTGCATGTCTGACGCTGGTTGCTGGTTTGGGGGGCGGGGTTTGGCAACCACCTTTGCGTGGTCACTGCTCGTGACGTGTCAGTccttcatacaaccacacagtTGTTGATAATACCCAGTGAGCGAATGAGCAAGCTTGTTGCATGTTGAAgccaggctcctccccctcaccTGGCTCCTCCATAGATTCTCGTGTCTGGAGTGTTtgataaatgatgaaaacaaagcGTGTCTGTGGTGGTCTCTTGAagcccactgctgctgttgacacTGTCTCTCCACCATGTTGTTGTATGTCTCTTGTCGCcattctgtcctttttttcccccgcttGTTCTTGTATTCTCTGGGATGGCTCACACCGTCTCATTCGATGGAAGTGACCAGCTTGTGTTGTCACACTGTCCATCAGTGTGTCCCATGGCAGAACTCCTCTGTCCCTCCAGCGCCTATCTTGTCAACTTTGATACAATCGATGTACTTTTACAGACACAGACTCCCCTGTGGATTCATCGCCAACCCCATCCTGTCCATTACATCGGCTTCACATAATTGCTCCAATCATCGGCGTTTGTTTGGGGACAAAAAGGTTGAGACCTTTTACTCGCATCACCTCCTCgacctctctctgcctcttaaACCTCAGGGCCTTGTCAGACTCTCGCTGAGAGGGAAACACAAACTTAATACACAAACTGCTCCTCACCTCCAccctgtttctttgttttctgggTGTTAAGAGAGGGCAGAGAGTGACGTCTCCAATTCCACCCGCCAGCGTGTTTATGCGTGACTGACCGGATATAGGTCCTTTAAGTTCTCTTCTCTGTAGGCTAGAGTcgcatcataaaaaaaaacaaaaaaaaaacaacaaaaaaaggaaagaatgaCCTGTAGGAAGTTTGACGTCAAGCCGGTCGTGTTCTGTTGCAATGAATGTGAACATGTTGTGTTTTGCGCTGTGACTCCAGCACATGCTGAAATGCAACTTAGTGAAAATTGGATGTTGTTACTGTGCTACACTATTGGTAAAGTCTGCTGATCAACATGGACGAGCTGCACATTAGcatttgaatgaatgattgtgtgcgtgtgtgtgtgtgtattgactgCAGTGTGAAGGTTGTTTTGTTCCTGTCTCAGAATTTGCGTCACATGGTCAGTTTGCCCCCCAAACTACCCTTTTTATGGCAAACTGCAAACATTCAGTGTTTTAACCCTGCGCTGTTATTGGTAAACCTGAGCCGAGTCaggtttttgacagatttaaaGGGGCTATATGTCAGAAATATATTCTATTAAGTCTTAAAATGATCACGATTTGTCATCAGGGAATAAGGAAGCGTGTTAAATTGCAATCGTGGCCTCACTGATAGCAATGCTGGATCCAGTATAttcactttatttctttttcttctaatGCATGTCGGG
Coding sequences within:
- the ube2r2 gene encoding ubiquitin-conjugating enzyme E2 R2; translated protein: MAHQATPSSQKALMMELKSLQEQPVEGFRITLVEESDLYNWEVAIFGPPNTLYEGGYFKAHIKFPVDYPYSPPTFRFLTKMWHPNIYENGDVCISILHPPVDDPQSGELPSERWNPTQNVRTILLSVISLLNEPNTFSPANVDASVMFRKWRDSKGKDKEYAEIIRKQVLSTTAEAERDGVKVPTTLAEYCVQTRVPSQDSSSDLLYDDLYDDDMEEEEEDDDDSELESVGEAGGLSTLDDDGMSSRCYDNQDDSGNEDS